Below is a window of Malus domestica chromosome 13, GDT2T_hap1 DNA.
ACAAGCGGCTGTGACGCCGTGGGATTGTACTGTTGAAGCACCATAACCGATGCCGTGGACGAAAAGTCCGACGACGCCAAGAAGCTCCCCACCGGCCCCAACTCCGCGCAGTCACTCGAACTGTTCACCAATGGCGCCGTCGGAGGCATTCTCCCCACAATAAACAAATTGACATTTTTAGCCATCGATTTCAACACGACACAAATCTCCGCCTTGCTATCCACCACCTTCTCCTCGTACAACATCGACGGCTCCCCGCCGCCCTCCTTGTTCCCACTATTCTTCCTCACATTCATAAACTCCGCCAAAAGCGACTCGTCGTTCTCCTTCTCGTCGCCTCCGCAGTCTTCCTCTTCCAAAATCTTCATATTCTTGTCGGAAGTTATCCCGACCAATTTCGCGCCAAATCTCAACGTCTTCCCTTCTGGGGCCACAAACCGAATCAACGTCATCACAATCCCCGGATGCTCCGCCAGCCTCATTCCGTAAGCCAACGCCTCCCTGTCGTCCCGCCCTCCGAAAAACGCCACCACAATATTATACGACACATCGCTGGCCGAGACCTGGGCTGTCCCGCCAAGACCCCTGTCCACCAAAATCCCAACCGAACAGGGAGCGTGTTTGAGCACCCGCTCGTTGACCGAACGAAGTGCGTTTCCTAAAGACTCCATGGTGCCGTCGAGCCTCTGGTGTTTGTGAAACGGGAGTAAAATCACGGCTGTGTTCTTTTGGTGGGCGCTGGCGCAGATGTCCTCGTGAATGTCGCTGAGGGAGGAGATGGCGGTCATGGGGCGGACCTTGACGGAGCTGAGCTGCTCGTAGGCCTCGAATGCAATGACCATTTGGTCCTTGTTGTTTTCGTCGGTTTTTTTGTTCCAGAAGGGGAGGCCGTTGTGGCGGGCTTTGTGGACCATGGAGATGGCGGAGGAGCGCTCCGAAAGCTCCATGAGGTGCATGGCGTAGACGGTGAGGCGGCCGCGCTTGCGGGTCCCCCTGGAGGACTCGATGAGGTTGATCATGGTGGGGATGTTGCGGGTGCTGTGGAAGCAGGCAAGCATTCGGAGCTCCGTGTCGGGGTTCTTGCGGAAGACGCTGCGGTGCTTGTAGGGGGCGCCTCGGCGGGCTGGCTTGTAGATGGCCACCACTAGTGGGGTGGTGATGAAGGTGGTGAATAATGCCATTAGGACGAATATGGCGAAGGTTTGGTCGTTCAGCACCTAACATGGTTGAAAATTCAAACTCGAATAGTCAATTATAAATTTTCTAATCTAGTAACTATGATGTGTGTGAGAGATTACTGATCGCCACGGCAACATTATAGACCGACTAAATTGtataaatcaaatgatatgaaagttaataattaaattagtaTTTAAATATTAGTTaacgtatttatttttttattagtgacTTAACATGTTAGCAATAGTAAATTGATTTCCCACCAAAAAAGTTGTTAGTTTACTAAATGAACATATCCAATATGTATAGCATTACTCAaatcatattagacacaaaaagATAAGAACAATTATTAATATTAAACGAATCCTCCACATTTTGTTACGAAATACTTGATCAAAATTATTGGCATCAAGAATGAATCATTTCTTTTGTTGCTTAATTAGAGGTGAATGTGTAAAAACCAAACTTTTGAGAGCAATTTAGAGTGACATATGGAGGTCACAAGAAATTAATTACTAACCTTTCTATCCTTGCCAATGTTGAGGACGATGAGCTCCACCAACCCCTTGGTGTTCATCAGAAACCCAAGCGCCAACGCCTCCCTGAACGGCACCTTACACGCCATCGACAAACTCACCGTCCCCACAATCTTCCCAAAAGACGCGGTGAATATAACCAGCAGCAGCAGCGCCCACGACTGCCCGCCGCTGATGGTCGCCACGTTGGTCTTCAGCCCGCTCGACACGAAATACAGCGGCAAGAAAAGCCCCGACACCAGATCCTCTATCTTCTCTATCAGCACCCCGGCGAACGGGCCGTCCTTCGGCACTATTATCCCCACCACGAACGCGCCAAACAGTGCGTGGATCCCAATCACGTCCGTCACGAAGCTCGCCGCCAGGACGAGGGACAACGTGATGCAAATGTAGAGCTCCTTCACCGGCTCGCCGTCGGGTGACCGCCTCGCCATCATGACGAGGAGCGGTCTTAGGGCGAAGATGCAGAAGCCGACGAAGCAGGCCCCGGAGAGTAGGACCCACACGGAGACGAGAGGGGAGGTGTTTGTGCCGGTGAGGGCGATAGCGAGGGCGAGGAGGATCCAGGCGGCGACGTCGTTCACAGCGGCGGCCGACATGGCAATGCGGCCGACGTCGGTGGTGAGGAGCTTCAGCTCGGCGAGGATGCGGGCGAGGACGGGGAAGGCTGTGATGGAGAGGGCGACGCCGATGAAGACGAGGAAGGGGCCTTGGCTGACGCCTTTGGAGACAGTGGCGCGGAGGGCGAAGGAGGTAAAGACGCCAAGGACGAAAGGGAGGGTGATTCCAGCGACGGCGATGCCTAGGGATTTCTTGCCGGTGCGTCGAATGGCGCGGATGTCGAGTTCAAGGCCGACGAggaacaagaagaagaggagTCCGATATTTGCCACGGTGTCCAGAACGGTCATGGCTTTTGCCGGGAAAACAGTGTGTAGAAACTTCTGGCTTCTCCCCAATGCCGACGGTCCAAGCAATATCCCTCCCTACAATTTTATGTGCATGCATGCAGAATTAATATACTTTGTGTTACCAAAGCGAAACAGAAATGTTCTCTTATCAAACAATCTGAAACGTAAAATAATAATGTTGCTAAATCGTGAATTTGAATCATTGATCAGGTTAACGAAAAGACTTACAATGACTTCGGCTATGACTCGAGGTTGCCGGAGAGGTCTAAGAAGGAATGCAAGTGTTCTTGTGAAAACAACGACCAAGACAATCTGGAGAATGAGTAAGGGAAGAGCAAAATCCAGGGGATTTTCGCCTTGAAACGATCCATTGGATGTTGCCTTCATGGGGGCAACCAGCGGTGGCGGCGGAGCCATCTTCAGATCGATTGAATTGGTCAGGGATTCAATAGATCACTACACACACCATGCATCCACCGGCCACCCCAACATACCAATGTGTAAAAAccaattgatgaagaaatgaaccAACAcaattctccttttcttttgacACGATGAAGAGAATCTCAGGAGGCTAACGTCGGACGTCTTATATAATGATATCCGTCAGTTGATCTCTGCGCGTGTGCAACTGCAATTTGGTTTGATTCGGAACGGACTATGGAGAGGGAACAAAAGAAGCTAGCACAGCAAAGGGAAGAGAAAAGTGTGACAAATAAAACCAACATACTAATTATAGCAAATGACAACACGTTGAACGCTTTCTTTGCTTGGGAGTTAAGTGCCTGGTGATTCCTCCTTCCCCTCCTACATGTGGTTATGGTTGGTTTGAATAATAATTTCAACCTGAATTTATGTCGACTCCGGTCTCAAATGACCAATAAACCTCAAGTTTGAATGCAATGCCCTAACGAATCAATAATCACGATATAAACTAATCACCACATATCAGAATTTCATCTCCAATACGTATAATTTTCGGAGAGACGAACTCCATTGGAAAGAAAATTGACAGCATATCCATGTCAAATGTTGAATTAACTAGGAAAAAGCAACTCTGCTTACACATTGATACATCCTTCTATCCAAATCTTTTACAAAAACTACAAAAGGGGGTACGACGATCCAAAATAGAATTGAGTCTTTGGTGATCCTAGAACTGAAGGCCGTGTTCCCTGGCTGCATCAGCAAGGGCTTGCACACGTCCATGATATGGGTATCCACCACGGTCAAAGGCCACCTTTGAGATCCCTTTCTCCAAACAGGACTTTGCAATGACTTCTCCTACCTTCTTTGCTACTTCCTGATGCCACAAAGCTTGAATGGATCAGAACTTTTATTTAACACACATGAAAGCTAAGGGAACAAGGTTTTCAAATAGAATGTAATATACCAAATGAGAAACCGACCGATCAAAATCTACTTTTCCAACTGCTAAGTTTATTACTATTATCCGTAATGAATTCATCTACTGTAAGTTCATTGAACACGAGCGACAGAAGGAGCTTGCAGATTGATGATATGTAACAGTTTAACCAAGCAATGGGGATCTGGAGAAAATGATATGGGAAAAGCCGTGTGGCCTTATATTTAAATAGAATAGAAAACATGTATATTGTTCATTTCCGCTGTTTTCAGATTAATGAAACACATGGCCTGGAGCAATATTTAACATGTTTAAGCGATATGTGTGAACTTACAACGGTAGGACCAGAAGTGTAGTCAAATTCTTCGGAGATGGGTTTCTGCATTGTTGAAGCCGAAGCAAGTGTGTGCATCTTGGTGTCATCAATCACTTGGACATAGATATGCTTGTGGGAGCGGAAGATAGCTAATCTTGGCCTTTCGGGAGTCCCTTCAACCTGAGAACAAAACAGATGCGCCATCCATAACCAAAACCAGAAAAGCAAACAAATGTCCGCAAGATAACTCATTTCGTAAAATTCACAAT
It encodes the following:
- the LOC103452521 gene encoding large ribosomal subunit protein uL18c-like — protein: MSASLSFLASSQQLWLRPKLVGVAATPFPRTQSRSLVVEAKATTKREDRTARHTRIRKKVEGTPERPRLAIFRSHKHIYVQVIDDTKMHTLASASTMQKPISEEFDYTSGPTVEVAKKVGEVIAKSCLEKGISKVAFDRGGYPYHGRVQALADAAREHGLQF
- the LOC103452523 gene encoding cation/H(+) antiporter 19; translated protein: MAPPPPLVAPMKATSNGSFQGENPLDFALPLLILQIVLVVVFTRTLAFLLRPLRQPRVIAEVIGGILLGPSALGRSQKFLHTVFPAKAMTVLDTVANIGLLFFLFLVGLELDIRAIRRTGKKSLGIAVAGITLPFVLGVFTSFALRATVSKGVSQGPFLVFIGVALSITAFPVLARILAELKLLTTDVGRIAMSAAAVNDVAAWILLALAIALTGTNTSPLVSVWVLLSGACFVGFCIFALRPLLVMMARRSPDGEPVKELYICITLSLVLAASFVTDVIGIHALFGAFVVGIIVPKDGPFAGVLIEKIEDLVSGLFLPLYFVSSGLKTNVATISGGQSWALLLLVIFTASFGKIVGTVSLSMACKVPFREALALGFLMNTKGLVELIVLNIGKDRKVLNDQTFAIFVLMALFTTFITTPLVVAIYKPARRGAPYKHRSVFRKNPDTELRMLACFHSTRNIPTMINLIESSRGTRKRGRLTVYAMHLMELSERSSAISMVHKARHNGLPFWNKKTDENNKDQMVIAFEAYEQLSSVKVRPMTAISSLSDIHEDICASAHQKNTAVILLPFHKHQRLDGTMESLGNALRSVNERVLKHAPCSVGILVDRGLGGTAQVSASDVSYNIVVAFFGGRDDREALAYGMRLAEHPGIVMTLIRFVAPEGKTLRFGAKLVGITSDKNMKILEEEDCGGDEKENDESLLAEFMNVRKNSGNKEGGGEPSMLYEEKVVDSKAEICVVLKSMAKNVNLFIVGRMPPTAPLVNSSSDCAELGPVGSFLASSDFSSTASVMVLQQYNPTASQPLVVEEADCEAPDTPIA